The following are encoded in a window of Chondrinema litorale genomic DNA:
- a CDS encoding DUF5690 family protein, which translates to MGLKIAKVSISKTDLILLFAAFAAYTGMYAVRKAFLAAQFDQLDTITEYHFKTILVIAQVLGYMLSKFIGIKVVAEVSPAKRFTFLISLVGFGLLMLLLFAIVPLWLKPVTLFLNGLPLGMVFGLVLSYLEGRRNSELLVAGLSATFIFSTGLVKSTGLWLMQSFQVNEYAMPFITGLLFFPIFILAVWFLHRSKKPTSEDIEQRTERIPMDKTRRLDFLQKHGAGFFVLVLIYIILTVIRDFRDNFIVEFWAELGLATQPELITITEIPVTIIVLVISALGILILNNKTAFNLGIYATIFSALLMLVVTYLFEMGKLSPVIWIVASGTSIYLPYILFHCLLFERFIALLKYRGTVSYLFYVADALGYLASVGILLMKEQMNFQISWVNFFINLNMNGAFAILLVCVIAILVLQRKQKLFFAREI; encoded by the coding sequence ATGGGATTAAAAATCGCCAAAGTTTCCATCTCAAAAACAGATCTAATTCTCTTGTTTGCCGCTTTTGCTGCATATACGGGAATGTATGCAGTAAGAAAGGCTTTTCTTGCTGCTCAGTTTGATCAACTTGATACTATAACCGAGTATCATTTTAAAACCATATTGGTAATAGCCCAAGTTTTGGGTTATATGTTATCTAAGTTTATAGGCATTAAAGTAGTTGCAGAAGTTTCTCCGGCCAAGCGATTTACTTTTTTAATTTCTCTGGTAGGTTTTGGTTTGCTTATGCTGCTTTTATTCGCCATTGTTCCATTATGGTTAAAACCAGTTACGCTGTTTTTAAATGGTTTACCACTGGGAATGGTTTTCGGTTTGGTGCTATCTTATCTGGAAGGAAGGCGAAACTCCGAATTGTTGGTTGCTGGTTTAAGTGCCACATTTATTTTTTCTACAGGCTTGGTAAAATCTACAGGTTTGTGGCTTATGCAATCTTTTCAGGTTAATGAGTATGCAATGCCTTTTATTACCGGACTCCTATTCTTTCCCATTTTCATTTTAGCCGTTTGGTTTCTTCATCGTTCAAAAAAGCCCACTAGCGAGGATATTGAACAAAGAACAGAACGCATCCCGATGGATAAAACCAGAAGGCTAGATTTTTTACAAAAACATGGTGCTGGCTTTTTTGTTCTGGTGTTGATCTACATAATTCTGACTGTGATTAGAGATTTTAGAGATAATTTTATTGTGGAGTTTTGGGCTGAGCTAGGTCTAGCAACACAACCAGAACTCATTACCATTACCGAAATTCCTGTAACTATCATTGTATTGGTCATTTCGGCTTTGGGTATTCTCATTCTTAATAATAAAACTGCATTTAATTTAGGGATTTATGCCACTATTTTTAGTGCGCTATTAATGCTTGTGGTTACTTATTTATTCGAAATGGGCAAACTATCGCCAGTAATCTGGATAGTTGCTTCAGGTACAAGTATCTACCTGCCTTATATTTTGTTTCATTGTTTGTTGTTTGAAAGATTTATCGCTTTACTAAAATACCGAGGTACAGTAAGTTACCTATTCTACGTTGCTGATGCTTTAGGTTATTTAGCCAGTGTAGGTATTCTTTTGATGAAAGAACAAATGAACTTTCAAATATCTTGGGTGAACTTCTTTATTAACCTAAATATGAATGGAGCCTTTGCCATTCTACTGGTTTGTGTAATTGCGATTTTGGTGCTTCAAAGGAAACAGAAATTATTTTTTGCCAGAGAAATTTAA